From Pelagicoccus sp. SDUM812003, a single genomic window includes:
- a CDS encoding glycoside hydrolase family 97 catalytic domain-containing protein: MKSSILRSAALSAALSLGMASLPAESITLESPNGQIDCVVTLEEGLLSYTIEVDGVQVLEPSDLGVILQEGDFSRDLSLISSGVSETVKDSYRLKHGKQSSIDYLANRRALALENAQGEALQVVFQISDDGVAFRYVFPDESAPLRHMTEEVTSFNFPTHARAWMQPMSLAKTGFARTNPSYEEHYQMDIPVGTPAPWESGWVYPALFKVGEIWVSISESDLGPDYCGTRLRQHAPDGEYKVGFPQSEEIIRNGELNPQGAGLWKSPWRVIALGNLDTLIESTLVTDLASPAIEGDFSWVEPGRASWSWVLLKDDFTVYPTQVEFIDYAAEMGWEYCLIDSGWDHRIGYEKIEELVDYAAGKGVKILLWYNSAGSWNDSTHMTPAFQMIDRETRRKELARISAMGVAGVKVDFFGGDGQSNIQYYHEILQDTAEARIAVNFHGCTLPRGWHRTYPHLMTMESIKGQEFITFDQGNADLQPSHSALIPFTRNLFDPMDFTPTVLGEIPNIERRTTDTFELALPVLFLSGIQHYAETPEGMSQVPEYAKQYLREVPVSWDESQLLLGDPGKTVVIARRAGESWYIGAINGEDQEKTISVTLPGTGTGTLITDAVEGDEMERRDLSGKQLTITLRANGGFAAKVKAK; the protein is encoded by the coding sequence ATGAAGTCTTCCATCCTACGCTCCGCGGCGCTGTCGGCCGCCCTTTCCCTCGGCATGGCTTCCTTGCCTGCCGAATCGATCACCCTCGAAAGCCCGAACGGCCAGATCGACTGCGTGGTCACCCTCGAAGAGGGACTCCTATCCTACACGATCGAAGTGGACGGCGTCCAGGTCCTCGAGCCCTCCGATCTCGGAGTGATTCTGCAGGAGGGCGACTTCTCCCGCGATCTCTCGCTGATATCGAGCGGCGTCTCCGAAACGGTCAAAGACAGCTATCGTCTCAAGCACGGCAAGCAATCGAGCATCGACTACCTAGCGAACCGTCGAGCGCTCGCTTTGGAAAACGCCCAGGGCGAGGCCCTGCAGGTGGTTTTCCAGATCTCCGACGATGGCGTCGCCTTCCGCTACGTTTTTCCGGACGAATCCGCTCCCCTGCGTCACATGACGGAGGAGGTGACGTCCTTCAACTTTCCGACGCATGCCCGAGCGTGGATGCAGCCCATGTCCCTCGCCAAGACCGGTTTCGCTCGCACCAACCCGTCCTACGAAGAGCACTACCAGATGGATATCCCCGTCGGTACGCCCGCTCCTTGGGAGTCCGGCTGGGTCTACCCGGCTCTGTTCAAGGTGGGCGAGATCTGGGTCTCCATCAGCGAATCCGACCTCGGACCGGACTATTGCGGCACCCGACTTCGCCAGCACGCGCCCGACGGCGAATACAAAGTGGGCTTTCCCCAAAGCGAAGAGATCATCAGAAACGGCGAGCTCAATCCCCAAGGCGCCGGCCTTTGGAAATCGCCTTGGCGCGTCATCGCGCTGGGAAATCTGGATACGCTGATCGAATCCACTCTGGTGACCGACCTCGCCTCGCCCGCCATCGAGGGAGATTTCTCCTGGGTCGAGCCGGGACGGGCCTCCTGGAGTTGGGTGTTGCTCAAGGACGACTTCACGGTCTACCCGACGCAAGTCGAGTTCATCGACTACGCAGCCGAAATGGGCTGGGAGTACTGCCTGATCGATTCCGGCTGGGACCATCGGATCGGATACGAGAAGATAGAGGAACTCGTCGACTACGCGGCCGGCAAAGGGGTGAAGATCCTCCTGTGGTACAACTCCGCCGGCAGCTGGAACGATTCCACCCACATGACTCCCGCCTTCCAGATGATCGATCGCGAAACCCGCAGAAAGGAGCTCGCGCGCATCAGCGCCATGGGAGTGGCTGGGGTCAAGGTGGACTTTTTCGGCGGCGACGGACAATCCAATATCCAGTACTACCACGAGATCCTCCAGGATACCGCGGAAGCGCGGATCGCGGTGAACTTCCACGGCTGCACACTGCCGCGCGGCTGGCACCGTACCTACCCGCACTTGATGACCATGGAGTCCATCAAGGGACAGGAGTTCATCACCTTCGACCAAGGAAACGCCGATCTTCAGCCCAGCCACAGCGCTCTGATCCCGTTCACCCGCAATCTCTTCGATCCGATGGACTTCACCCCAACCGTGCTGGGGGAAATCCCAAACATCGAGCGTCGCACCACAGACACATTCGAGCTCGCCCTGCCGGTGCTCTTTCTCAGTGGCATCCAGCACTACGCGGAGACGCCCGAAGGCATGTCACAGGTTCCTGAATACGCCAAGCAATACCTTCGCGAAGTGCCAGTCTCCTGGGACGAGAGCCAGCTGCTGCTGGGCGATCCCGGCAAGACCGTGGTCATCGCCCGCCGAGCCGGCGAAAGCTGGTACATCGGCGCCATCAACGGCGAGGACCAGGAAAAGACCATTTCCGTAACGCTGCCTGGGACCGGAACGGGCACCCTCATCACCGACGCCGTCGAGGGCGACGAGATGGAAAGGCGCGATCTTTCCGGAAAGCAGCTCACCATAACGCTGCGAGCGAACGGCGGATTCGCGGCGAAGGTGAAGGCGAAGTAA
- a CDS encoding Rrf2 family transcriptional regulator: MLKYGRTSQNAIMAMSRLAEVYDGGETRLSSKDIAKARDLPQPNVAKLLVSLSQCDLVKGAPGPTGGYWLARPPQEISLYEIVCQFEKLTERVYCPFGKNSCDSAAPCPLHQRLVELDQQLIDFLQESSLDVFVGFQRAPTK; this comes from the coding sequence GTGCTTAAATACGGAAGAACCTCCCAAAACGCCATCATGGCCATGAGCCGCCTCGCAGAAGTCTACGACGGCGGCGAAACTCGTCTCTCCTCCAAGGATATCGCCAAAGCCCGCGACCTGCCGCAGCCCAACGTGGCCAAGCTGCTGGTATCCCTGTCCCAATGCGACCTGGTCAAAGGCGCCCCGGGGCCCACTGGCGGCTACTGGCTGGCCCGCCCTCCGCAGGAAATCTCCCTCTACGAGATCGTCTGCCAGTTCGAGAAGCTCACCGAGCGCGTCTATTGTCCCTTCGGAAAAAACAGCTGCGACTCCGCCGCCCCCTGCCCGCTGCACCAGCGCCTGGTAGAGCTCGACCAGCAGCTGATCGACTTTCTTCAAGAAAGCTCCTTGGATGTCTTCGTCGGCTTCCAACGCGCTCCAACTAAGTAG
- the dsrP gene encoding sulfate reduction electron transfer complex DsrMKJOP subunit DsrP: protein MSSMSKTAPSPASAGERHLVSYPRFLWRIAVMSTEGNWLFYAWMIFLSAVALVGLNAWATQVSQGMVVTNMSDHVSWGLYIANFTFMVGLAAGGVMMVIPAYLYHDDDMHDVVIIGELLAIAAIFMCIAFVVVDLGRPDRFWHMIPGIGKFHFPISMLTWDVIVLNGYLLINLHICGYLLYQRYRGRRPNPKFYIPFVFLSIGWAISIHTVTAFLYQGLGGRPFWNTALLAPRFLTSAFVSGPAFIILALEAIRYLSSYKVGDGAIRILVNIMRITILINLLMLASEIFTEFYTGGAHTASARYLYFGLHGHNALVPWIWSSIAITVVAALLLLCPKVTKHPIMLTTACALAFAGIWIEKGMGLIIPGFIPSTLHEIVEYTPNGIEWRISAGIWAAGLMIYTLAIRVAMPIFSGEVSLAKDKDNSA, encoded by the coding sequence ATTTCTTCGATGAGTAAGACCGCACCCTCCCCCGCCTCCGCCGGAGAAAGGCACCTCGTCAGCTACCCGCGATTCCTCTGGCGCATCGCCGTCATGAGCACCGAGGGCAACTGGCTCTTCTACGCCTGGATGATCTTCCTCTCCGCGGTCGCCCTCGTCGGCCTCAACGCCTGGGCGACTCAAGTTTCCCAAGGCATGGTGGTGACCAACATGTCCGACCATGTCTCCTGGGGCCTCTACATCGCCAACTTCACCTTCATGGTGGGACTGGCCGCAGGCGGCGTCATGATGGTCATCCCCGCCTACCTCTATCATGACGACGACATGCACGACGTGGTTATCATCGGGGAACTGCTAGCCATCGCCGCCATCTTCATGTGCATCGCCTTCGTGGTGGTCGATCTCGGTCGCCCGGATCGCTTCTGGCACATGATCCCGGGCATCGGAAAGTTTCATTTCCCCATCTCCATGCTGACCTGGGACGTCATCGTGCTCAACGGCTACCTGCTGATCAACCTGCACATCTGCGGCTATCTGCTCTATCAACGCTATCGCGGCCGCCGCCCCAATCCCAAGTTCTACATCCCCTTCGTCTTCCTCTCCATCGGCTGGGCCATCTCCATCCACACCGTCACCGCCTTCCTCTACCAGGGCCTCGGAGGACGCCCCTTCTGGAACACCGCCCTGCTCGCCCCGCGCTTCCTCACCTCCGCCTTCGTTTCCGGTCCCGCCTTCATCATCCTGGCCCTGGAAGCCATTCGCTACCTCAGCTCCTACAAGGTGGGCGACGGAGCCATCCGCATCCTGGTAAACATCATGCGGATCACCATCCTGATAAATCTTCTCATGCTGGCCTCGGAGATCTTCACCGAATTCTACACCGGCGGGGCTCACACCGCCTCTGCCCGCTACCTCTACTTCGGACTGCACGGGCACAACGCCCTAGTGCCCTGGATCTGGTCCTCCATAGCCATCACCGTGGTGGCGGCCCTGCTGCTGCTTTGCCCCAAGGTCACCAAGCACCCGATCATGCTTACCACCGCCTGCGCCCTGGCCTTCGCCGGCATCTGGATAGAAAAAGGCATGGGGCTGATCATCCCAGGCTTCATTCCCTCCACTCTGCACGAGATCGTCGAATACACGCCCAACGGCATCGAATGGCGCATCTCGGCTGGCATCTGGGCTGCTGGGCTCATGATCTACACCTTGGCGATCCGCGTCGCCATGCCGATTTTCTCCGGCGAGGTGTCGCTAGCAAAGGACAAAGACAACAGTGCTTAA
- a CDS encoding 4Fe-4S dicluster domain-containing protein: protein MTDQKKSSGISRRTAVKGIGATLGAAAFAKAIAPITTWTAEQSVDEFLQKHYQELTPEQMQKILARLQAETKEQYGAEVEISDPKPQEGVKFAYALNLSICVGCRKCAQACHLENNHDRPSGNSYIRVLEMKKGSLDMEQGKVDYKGPVPKSDSFYMPVQCQQCDAPPCVDVCPVEATWKEKDGIVAVDYNWCIGCRYCEAACPYHARRFNWTKPQIPAEEINPQQGYLSNRIRPQGVMEKCTFCLHRTREGRLPACLEACPTGARVFGNILDPDSEIRWVLENKRVFVLKEELGTKPSFYYFFDE from the coding sequence ATGACAGATCAAAAGAAATCCTCCGGCATCAGTCGCCGGACCGCGGTCAAAGGCATCGGAGCCACTTTGGGAGCGGCCGCCTTCGCCAAGGCCATCGCCCCCATCACCACCTGGACTGCCGAGCAATCGGTGGACGAATTTCTGCAAAAGCACTACCAGGAGCTCACTCCCGAGCAGATGCAAAAAATCCTGGCCCGCCTGCAGGCGGAAACCAAGGAGCAGTACGGGGCCGAGGTGGAGATCTCCGACCCGAAACCGCAGGAAGGCGTGAAGTTCGCCTACGCCTTGAACCTCTCCATCTGCGTGGGCTGCCGAAAGTGCGCCCAAGCCTGCCATCTGGAAAACAATCACGACCGCCCGAGCGGCAACTCCTACATTCGCGTGCTGGAGATGAAAAAGGGCTCGCTGGACATGGAGCAGGGCAAGGTCGACTACAAGGGCCCGGTACCCAAGTCCGACTCCTTCTACATGCCAGTGCAATGCCAGCAGTGCGACGCCCCGCCTTGCGTGGACGTTTGCCCCGTGGAGGCAACCTGGAAGGAAAAGGACGGCATCGTGGCGGTGGACTACAACTGGTGCATCGGCTGCCGCTATTGCGAAGCCGCCTGCCCCTACCACGCCCGCCGCTTCAACTGGACCAAGCCCCAGATTCCCGCGGAAGAGATCAACCCGCAGCAGGGCTACCTCTCCAACCGCATTCGCCCGCAAGGCGTGATGGAAAAGTGCACCTTCTGCCTGCACCGCACCCGCGAAGGCCGCTTGCCAGCCTGCCTGGAGGCCTGCCCCACCGGAGCCCGCGTCTTCGGCAACATTCTCGACCCCGATTCCGAGATCCGCTGGGTGCTCGAAAACAAACGCGTTTTCGTGCTCAAGGAAGAACTCGGCACCAAACCCAGCTTCTACTATTTCTTCGATGAGTAA
- a CDS encoding molybdopterin-dependent oxidoreductase: MSIDRRHFLKTSAMAAAVAAARQRAFGKYENTELDATASGDGVVWDKAPCRFCGTGCHVRVGVKDDKVVAIQGEQLAEVNKGLLCVKGYHVGGILYGKDRLKQPMLRKNGKLEPISWDEAIDVIAERIQENPIEFAIYGSGQWTIPEGYAAQKLIKGGLSNNHIDPNARLCMASAVTGYLSTHGVDEPAGCYTDLDECDVLIMWGNNPAEMHPVLFSRVIDRRSKGEKVMLIDIGTRRTRTTEYCDEYMEFRPNSDLAIANGIAHLLIERGTYDKEFVERFCNFRKDTEKASLMGQASTFEEYAELLKPYTPEYVEKISGVPAEKIRLLADLFGRRDLRITSLWCMGVNQHTRGTNMNRLLHGIHMLSGHFGKPGDAPTSLTGQPSACGTAREVGTLAHALPGGRVVANESHRKDCEAVWNLPEGRINPKPGYHTVLMWEKFCTPSSEGGDVSTIWVQVTNPGHTLPNLKKLFTGKRDLEDKFLIVSEVYPTATTELADLVLPAAMWVEKNGIYGNSERRTQQWFKMVNPPGEARDDTWMTIAVARRLFELGHEGMKDKDGEFIFSVKDESGAEVPIWQWEHYYDLNVDKVLFEEYRQLTFLKHKDVAPYDELVKARGLRWPVVQKEDGSWQETPFRFMEFSDSYVEKGKELQFYHSVTKDDRAQIWFCPYEPATEEPDSAYPMWLCTGRVLEHWHTGTMTRRIPQLRNAMPHAYVEMHPDDAAAQGLANGDLAVVETRRGRIELPVWLNGRGRPPRGTLFVPFFDENLLINELTLGDIDPISKEPDYKKCAAMVYKPNSSKAPASSPTL; encoded by the coding sequence ATGAGCATCGATAGACGTCACTTCCTGAAAACTTCCGCTATGGCGGCCGCGGTCGCCGCGGCTCGGCAACGGGCCTTCGGCAAATATGAGAACACCGAGTTGGACGCGACTGCTTCCGGAGACGGAGTGGTGTGGGACAAGGCTCCCTGTCGCTTTTGTGGCACCGGCTGCCATGTCCGCGTCGGGGTGAAGGACGATAAGGTGGTCGCCATCCAAGGCGAGCAGCTGGCGGAGGTGAACAAAGGCCTGCTTTGCGTGAAAGGCTACCACGTGGGCGGCATTCTCTATGGCAAGGATCGTCTGAAGCAGCCCATGCTGCGCAAAAACGGAAAACTGGAGCCGATCTCCTGGGACGAGGCCATCGATGTCATTGCTGAGCGGATACAGGAAAATCCGATCGAGTTCGCCATCTACGGCAGCGGACAGTGGACCATCCCCGAAGGCTACGCGGCTCAGAAGCTGATCAAAGGCGGACTTTCCAACAACCACATTGATCCCAACGCCCGGCTTTGCATGGCCTCCGCGGTGACAGGCTATCTCTCGACGCATGGGGTGGACGAACCGGCCGGCTGCTACACCGACCTGGACGAGTGCGATGTGCTCATCATGTGGGGCAACAATCCGGCAGAGATGCACCCGGTGCTTTTCTCGAGGGTGATCGACCGTCGCTCCAAAGGGGAAAAGGTCATGCTGATCGACATCGGCACCCGCCGTACCCGCACCACGGAGTATTGCGACGAGTACATGGAGTTTCGTCCCAACTCGGACCTCGCCATCGCCAACGGCATTGCCCACTTGCTCATCGAACGCGGCACCTATGACAAGGAGTTCGTTGAGCGTTTTTGTAATTTCAGAAAGGATACGGAGAAGGCGTCCCTCATGGGACAGGCTAGCACCTTCGAAGAGTACGCCGAGCTGCTCAAGCCCTACACTCCCGAATACGTGGAGAAGATTTCCGGCGTGCCGGCGGAAAAAATTCGTCTGCTGGCCGACCTCTTCGGTCGCCGCGACCTGCGCATCACCAGCCTCTGGTGCATGGGCGTGAACCAGCACACCCGCGGCACCAACATGAACCGTCTATTGCATGGCATCCACATGCTGAGCGGACATTTCGGCAAGCCCGGCGACGCCCCCACCAGCTTGACTGGCCAGCCTTCGGCCTGTGGCACCGCCCGCGAAGTGGGCACCTTGGCCCACGCTCTGCCCGGTGGACGCGTGGTGGCAAACGAGTCCCACCGCAAGGATTGCGAAGCGGTTTGGAACTTGCCCGAAGGCCGCATCAATCCCAAGCCCGGCTACCACACGGTGCTGATGTGGGAGAAGTTTTGCACACCTAGCAGCGAAGGAGGTGACGTAAGCACAATCTGGGTACAAGTGACTAATCCCGGCCATACGCTGCCGAACTTGAAGAAGCTCTTCACGGGAAAGCGGGACCTCGAGGACAAGTTTCTCATCGTCTCGGAAGTGTATCCAACTGCCACTACAGAGCTGGCCGACCTAGTGCTGCCAGCCGCTATGTGGGTAGAGAAAAATGGCATTTATGGAAACAGCGAACGCCGCACCCAGCAGTGGTTTAAGATGGTCAATCCGCCCGGCGAGGCCCGCGACGATACTTGGATGACGATCGCGGTGGCCCGCCGACTTTTCGAGCTCGGTCACGAAGGCATGAAGGACAAGGACGGAGAGTTCATCTTCAGCGTCAAGGACGAGTCCGGAGCGGAAGTCCCCATCTGGCAGTGGGAGCATTATTACGACCTAAACGTGGACAAGGTCCTTTTCGAGGAGTACCGCCAGCTTACCTTTCTCAAGCACAAGGACGTGGCTCCTTACGACGAGCTGGTCAAAGCCCGCGGCCTGCGCTGGCCGGTGGTGCAAAAGGAGGACGGAAGCTGGCAGGAGACGCCGTTCCGCTTCATGGAGTTTAGCGACAGCTATGTGGAGAAAGGCAAGGAGCTGCAGTTCTACCATTCGGTGACCAAGGACGATCGGGCTCAGATCTGGTTCTGTCCCTACGAGCCGGCTACCGAAGAGCCCGACAGCGCTTATCCCATGTGGCTCTGCACTGGTCGCGTGCTCGAGCATTGGCACACCGGCACCATGACGCGTCGCATCCCGCAGCTGCGAAACGCCATGCCGCACGCCTACGTGGAGATGCATCCCGACGATGCCGCGGCCCAGGGACTGGCCAACGGCGATTTGGCGGTGGTGGAAACGCGTCGCGGCCGCATCGAGCTGCCGGTCTGGCTGAATGGACGAGGACGTCCCCCGCGTGGCACTCTTTTCGTGCCCTTCTTCGACGAAAATTTGCTTATAAACGAGCTGACGCTCGGCGACATCGATCCGATTTCCAAAGAGCCAGACTACAAGAAATGCGCCGCGATGGTCTACAAACCCAATTCAAGCAAAGCACCCGCTTCTTCGCCAACCCTCTAG
- a CDS encoding nitrate reductase cytochrome c-type subunit translates to MSDSPKLKARSTKATSLVVAVVFTVSVSGFFMGLRQTVHESGVSNEQPKIVPAHGDHEQSESQALSAPSYWEIRDSKFKVNQEWKSRLSSLDSSGNLANRQPYDEQLLRLRRQERRAYDGAPPVVPHPIDQHTAESCLQCHSKALQIGSVVAPAISHPEYTSCTQCHVSGKGLGSRWNASTFDMHTGNGFGGYHQPVKGERAYPDAPPTIPHQVHMRQSCMSCHGEMGTSPIRTSHPERQSCTQCHVPGSDVDKRNFSESPFPFYQKLSEGEPES, encoded by the coding sequence ATGAGCGATTCGCCAAAACTGAAAGCGCGGTCGACCAAGGCGACGAGTCTAGTGGTCGCGGTGGTCTTCACCGTATCGGTCAGCGGCTTCTTCATGGGATTGCGACAGACGGTGCACGAGTCCGGCGTTTCGAACGAGCAGCCGAAGATCGTCCCTGCCCATGGCGACCACGAGCAAAGCGAGAGCCAAGCTCTGAGCGCTCCCAGCTATTGGGAGATACGCGACAGCAAGTTCAAGGTGAACCAGGAATGGAAGAGCCGGCTCAGCTCCTTGGACTCCAGTGGCAATCTCGCCAATCGCCAGCCTTATGACGAGCAGCTCCTGCGCCTGCGTCGCCAAGAGCGTCGGGCCTACGACGGGGCTCCGCCGGTGGTGCCGCACCCTATCGATCAGCATACTGCCGAAAGCTGCCTGCAGTGCCATAGCAAGGCCTTGCAGATCGGCAGCGTGGTAGCCCCTGCCATCAGCCACCCCGAGTACACCAGCTGCACCCAGTGCCATGTCTCCGGCAAAGGACTTGGCTCGCGCTGGAACGCGTCTACCTTCGATATGCATACTGGCAACGGCTTTGGCGGCTATCATCAGCCGGTGAAAGGCGAGCGAGCTTATCCGGACGCCCCGCCGACCATTCCGCATCAGGTGCACATGCGACAAAGCTGTATGAGCTGTCATGGAGAAATGGGTACGAGCCCTATCCGCACCAGTCACCCGGAACGTCAAAGCTGTACCCAGTGCCACGTGCCGGGGAGCGATGTGGATAAACGAAATTTCTCCGAATCGCCATTTCCTTTTTATCAAAAGCTATCGGAGGGCGAACCGGAGTCGTAG
- a CDS encoding 4Fe-4S binding protein codes for MTGASKIYSRRDFFSSILRFSQPELEEEKDCEQSEQDSNVDRVAIVQGRFCLAYQHSFCSVCVERCPEPGAMISERGIPRVVADACTGCGVCSQVCPAPRNAILLTRKPAVA; via the coding sequence ATGACAGGCGCTTCGAAAATCTATTCGCGGCGAGATTTTTTCTCGTCGATCCTGCGCTTCTCTCAGCCAGAGCTTGAGGAGGAGAAGGACTGCGAACAGTCCGAGCAGGACTCGAACGTGGATCGGGTGGCCATCGTGCAAGGGCGCTTCTGTCTAGCCTACCAACACAGCTTTTGCTCGGTGTGCGTGGAGCGCTGTCCCGAGCCAGGGGCGATGATCAGCGAGCGCGGCATCCCGCGAGTGGTGGCCGACGCTTGCACTGGTTGCGGCGTTTGTAGCCAGGTGTGTCCCGCCCCGCGCAACGCGATCTTGCTGACCAGAAAGCCGGCCGTGGCCTAA
- a CDS encoding SDR family oxidoreductase — protein sequence MKILLTGASGLLGSAFARSAKRRGHHVLGIVGQFSGSVDGLASQRQLDLRDLNALESLVLETFPDAIVNCAAITEIPSCESDPETSAQLNVALPEKLALLARHLFATFIHISSEQVFDGKQSLYRRDSTPNPINEYARQKLESEKRVHDLATEFATTLRLPLLNGNSPSGTRSLHERLFQTWSRGQTATLFTDEFRQPCLVDNAADAMVELCERSDLKGVYSWGGDKPLSRFEMGQAICKHFGLPESLIAPAERGDDPRFANRQASLAFDLTPLSGKLKTQPQAFVDQLDSLIVPKPFRAWYNSL from the coding sequence ATGAAAATCCTTCTCACCGGCGCCTCAGGACTTCTCGGATCCGCCTTCGCTCGCTCCGCTAAGCGACGCGGTCACCACGTATTGGGAATCGTAGGACAATTCTCCGGCTCCGTCGACGGCCTGGCTAGCCAGCGCCAGCTCGACCTGCGCGACCTCAACGCCCTGGAAAGCCTCGTCCTGGAAACCTTTCCCGACGCCATCGTGAACTGCGCCGCTATCACCGAGATTCCCAGCTGCGAGTCCGACCCCGAGACAAGCGCCCAGCTAAACGTGGCCCTGCCTGAGAAACTGGCCTTGCTGGCTCGCCACCTTTTCGCCACTTTCATCCACATCTCCTCCGAACAGGTCTTCGATGGGAAGCAGTCGCTCTACCGCCGGGATTCCACCCCGAATCCAATCAATGAATACGCTCGCCAAAAGCTTGAATCCGAAAAACGGGTACACGATCTGGCCACCGAGTTCGCCACCACCCTGCGCCTGCCGTTGCTCAACGGAAACAGCCCCAGCGGCACCCGCAGCCTGCATGAGCGTCTGTTTCAAACCTGGTCCCGGGGCCAGACCGCAACCCTCTTCACCGACGAGTTCCGCCAGCCTTGCCTGGTCGACAACGCCGCCGACGCCATGGTGGAGCTCTGCGAGCGCAGCGACCTAAAAGGCGTCTACAGCTGGGGCGGCGACAAGCCGCTCTCCCGCTTCGAAATGGGCCAAGCCATCTGCAAGCACTTCGGCCTGCCCGAGTCGCTCATCGCCCCTGCGGAACGCGGCGACGATCCGCGCTTCGCCAATCGCCAGGCCAGCCTGGCCTTCGACCTCACCCCGCTGAGCGGAAAACTCAAAACCCAGCCCCAAGCCTTCGTCGACCAGCTCGACTCTCTCATCGTGCCCAAACCCTTTCGGGCCTGGTACAACTCTCTCTAG
- the sixA gene encoding phosphohistidine phosphatase SixA gives MLQHLYLVRHAHALDDAPSDALRPLSPKGEKQCRRLVSGLSSLEPSIDCIWQSGLVRAEETARLIADGLELSHPLTQKNGLAPFDSPAGIAAQAHELSLSCMIVGHEPNLSCLASLLLSGHDGFQRVVFPKASVLCLSRLKAGPQATPWQIEWHLNHKMFK, from the coding sequence ATGCTCCAACACCTCTATCTCGTCCGCCACGCCCACGCTCTCGACGACGCTCCTAGCGACGCCCTTCGCCCGCTCAGCCCCAAAGGCGAAAAGCAATGCCGTCGCCTAGTCAGCGGCCTGAGCTCTCTCGAACCCAGCATCGACTGCATCTGGCAAAGCGGCCTGGTCCGAGCCGAAGAAACCGCCCGTCTCATCGCGGACGGTCTGGAGCTCTCCCATCCCCTCACCCAGAAAAACGGCCTTGCTCCCTTCGACTCCCCCGCCGGCATCGCCGCCCAGGCCCACGAGCTCAGCCTCAGCTGCATGATCGTAGGCCACGAGCCAAACCTCTCCTGCCTCGCTTCGCTGCTGCTTTCCGGACACGACGGTTTTCAACGCGTGGTCTTCCCCAAGGCCTCCGTCCTCTGCCTCTCTCGTCTGAAAGCCGGCCCCCAAGCCACCCCCTGGCAAATCGAGTGGCACCTCAACCACAAGATGTTCAAGTAA
- a CDS encoding NAD-dependent epimerase/dehydratase family protein produces the protein MPDLPEPPVLPARSVLVTGVSGFVGLRLAKRLLAQGCSVRGLCRRSRPDLEALGIEMVYADLSDAAQARSACEGMDTVFHVAAKVGVWGKLADYQKANVEGTQAIINGCRDFEVKKLIYTSTPSVVYNGKDLTGADESLPYGTDIPSPYPTTKVIAEKAVLAAHNQPPGYLKTVALRPHLIWGAGDPNLIPRVLDRARAGRLRIVGDGKNRVDLTHVENVVDAHLLAEIALDRPENNPGGKAYFISNDEPVVLWDWINELLENHELPPLSSRMSLSAARRAGAILEFIWKTFRLKGEPLMTRFVASELAKDHWFDISAAKRDLGYSPRISMSQGMQELLER, from the coding sequence ATGCCCGACCTTCCCGAACCGCCCGTTTTGCCTGCCCGCTCCGTCCTCGTCACCGGCGTTAGCGGCTTCGTGGGATTGCGCCTAGCCAAGCGTCTGCTCGCCCAGGGCTGCTCCGTGCGCGGACTCTGTCGCCGCAGCCGCCCCGATCTCGAAGCCCTGGGCATCGAGATGGTCTACGCCGACCTTTCCGACGCCGCCCAAGCCCGCTCCGCCTGCGAAGGCATGGATACCGTTTTCCACGTGGCCGCCAAGGTGGGGGTGTGGGGCAAGCTGGCCGACTACCAAAAAGCCAACGTCGAAGGCACCCAGGCCATCATCAACGGCTGCCGCGACTTCGAGGTGAAAAAACTGATCTACACCAGCACTCCCAGCGTGGTCTACAATGGCAAGGACCTGACCGGAGCAGACGAGTCCCTGCCCTACGGCACCGACATTCCCAGCCCCTACCCGACCACCAAAGTCATCGCCGAAAAGGCTGTGCTGGCCGCTCACAACCAACCGCCTGGCTATCTGAAAACCGTGGCCCTGCGTCCCCACCTCATCTGGGGAGCGGGCGATCCCAACCTCATCCCCCGCGTGCTGGACCGAGCCCGAGCCGGCCGCCTGCGCATCGTAGGCGATGGAAAAAACCGCGTCGACCTCACCCACGTGGAAAACGTGGTGGACGCCCACCTCCTGGCGGAAATCGCCCTCGATCGCCCGGAAAACAATCCCGGCGGAAAAGCGTATTTCATTTCCAACGACGAGCCGGTGGTCCTCTGGGACTGGATCAACGAGCTTTTGGAAAACCACGAACTGCCGCCCCTCTCCAGCCGCATGAGCCTCTCCGCCGCCCGCCGAGCCGGAGCCATCCTGGAGTTCATCTGGAAAACCTTCCGCCTCAAAGGCGAGCCCCTCATGACCCGCTTCGTAGCCAGCGAACTGGCCAAAGACCACTGGTTCGACATCTCCGCCGCCAAACGCGACCTCGGCTACTCCCCCCGCATCTCCATGTCCCAAGGCATGCAAGAACTCCTCGAAAGGTAG